One genomic segment of Brassica napus cultivar Da-Ae chromosome A3, Da-Ae, whole genome shotgun sequence includes these proteins:
- the LOC106437815 gene encoding protein transport protein Sec61 subunit alpha-like, which translates to MGGGFRVLHLVRPFLAFLPEVQSADRKVPFREKVIYTVISLFIFLVCSQLPLYGIHSTTGADPFYWMRVILASNRGTVMELGITPIVTSGLVMQLLAGSKIIEVDNNVREDRALLNGAQKLLGILIAIGEAVAYVLSGMYGPVGQLGVGNAILIILQLFFAGIIVICLDELLQKGYGLGSGISLFIATNICESIIWKAFSPTTINTGRGAEFEGAVIALFHMLITKSNKVAALRQAFYRQNLPNVTNLLATVLIFLIVIYFQGFRVVLPVRSKNARGQQGSYPIKLFYTSNMPIILQSALVSNLYFISQLLYRKFSGNFFVNLLGQWKESEYSGQSIPVSGLAYLITAPASFSDMAAHPFHALFYIVFMLTACALFSKTWIEVSGSSARDVAKQLKEQQMVMPGHRESNLQKELNRYIPTAAAFGGVCIGALTVLADFMGAIGSGTGILLAVTIIYQYFETFEKEKASELGFFGF; encoded by the exons ATGGGAGGAGGATTTAGAGTTTTGCATTTGGTGAGGCCGTTCTTGGCCTTTCTGCCTGAGGTGCAGAGTGCTGACAGGAAGGTGCCTTTCAGAGAGAAGGTTATCTACACTGTCATCtctctcttcatctttcttgtcTGCAGTCAGCTTCCTCTCTATGGTATTCATTCAACGACGGGTGCCGATCCTTTCTACTGGATGCGTGTCATTCTTGCTTCCAACCGTGGGACTGTGATGGAGCTCGGTATTACTCCTATCGTCACGTCTGGGCTCGTGATGCAGCTCTTGGCGGGTTCTAAGATTATTGAGGTTGACAACAATGTCCGTGAGGACCGTGCCCTCTT GAACGGTGCTCAGAAGCTTCTAGGTATTCTGATAGCCATCGGTGAGGCTGTTGCATATGTTCTTTCTGGAATGTATGGCCCCGTTGGACAGCTCGGTGTTGGTAACGCCATTCTCATCATCCTCCAGCTTTTCTTTGCCGGAATCATTGTTATCTGCCTTGACGAGCTTCTTCAGAAGGGATACGGTCTTGGCTCAGGAATCTCCCTTTTCATTGCCACCAACATCTG TGAGAGCATTATCTGGAAGGCATTTAGCCCAACGACCATCAACACTGGTCGTGGAGCTGAGTTTGAAGGTGCTGTTATTGCATTGTTCCATATGCTGATAACCAAGTCCAACAAGGTTGCAGCTCTCCGCCAAGCGTTCTACCGGCAAAACCTTCCAAACGTTACCAACTTGCTTGCCACAGTTCTGATCTTCCTTATTGTGATCTACTTCCAAGGGTTCCGTGTGGTCTTGCCTGTGAGATCAAAGAATGCCCGTGGGCAACAGGGTTCTTACCCAATCAAGCTGTTCTACACCTCTAACATGCCCATCATTCTCCAATCTGCTCTCGTCTCAAATCTTTACTTCATCTCTCAG CTTCTCTACAGGAAGTTCAGTGGAAACTTCTTTGTAAACCTATTGGGACAATGGAAAGAATCTGAGTACAGTGGGCAATCTATTCCAGTTAGTGGTCTGGCTTACCTCATCACAGCTCCAGCAAG CTTCTCGGACATGGCAGCTCACCCGTTCCATGCTTTGTTCTACATTGTTTTCATGCTCACTGCTTGTGCTCTTTTCTCAAAGACATGGATTGAAGTCTCTGGATCTTCTGCTAGGGACGTAGCTAAGCAGCTCAAG GAACAACAAATGGTGATGCCTGGACACAGAGAGTCAAACTTACAGAAGGAGCTGAACAGGTATATCCCAACAGCAGCAGCTTTCGGAGGAGTGTGTATTGGTGCACTGACCGTTCTAGCTGATTTCATGGGAGCCATTGGGTCGGGCACTGGAATTCTTTTGGCGGTCACAATCATATATCAATATTTCGAGACCTTTGAGAAGGAAAAGGCAAGTGAACTCGGCTTCTTCGGGTTCTAA